The genomic segment GTCCGCGCAGGTCGTAGAGCGCCAGCAACACATTGCGCACCTGCGCCACGTCGGGGCGGATGCCATTGCCCACCCAACCGGACGGGGTGGTCGGCCGCCCACCGCCCAGCAGCGTGGAGCCCGGGTGGGTGGAGAAGATCTGGATCTCCCCCGGCAGGGCCGCCACCCAGATGCTCTCCTGGTCACCGAAGCTGCCCGGCTGGTGGTGCTGCGCGCTGCTCAACAGGTAGTGGGGTGTGCGGTAGGTCTGCACATTCGCGCGCTCCAGCGCGGCACCCTGGGTCACCGGGTTCAGCGAGCGGACCAGCGCGGACATCACCCGTCGCGACGGCACCTTGCGGAAGGGAGCAAGGGGCGTCAGGAAGTTGTTCTGATCCAGGTGCAGCCGGTCCAGGGCCTCCATCGTCGGGCCGATGGACTCGGGCGTCGTGAAGGCCTCCATGGCCCAGAACAGGTTGAGTTCCGCGTCGCGCCTCCCGACGGCGTCGAGTTCCCGGCTACGGGCCACCTCGGACGGCACCTCGCGCAGCGTCAGGCCGTGCGAGGAGGTGATCAGGTGGTCCGCCTGGGCGAAGGCGATCTCGCGAATCACCTGCGGAATCCGGTAGCGCCTACGGGCCAGGAAGATCGACGTCGGCCGTTCCGGCACGAAGTCCGGCTTGGTGCGATAGAAGGCGCTGGCCACCACGGGCGCCACCTCCGAGCGGGCCGGGAAGGCCTTGAGCAGGGCGTCGGCCCGCCCGGCGGAGGCGACGAACTGGCCGTCGAAGCGGTGCAGCGCCAGGTCCAGCATCAGCAGGTCCAGCACCATGCTGGCGCGAGTGGTCAGCTCCTCGTCCTCGCAGTGTTCGACGAGCAGGGTGAGCGCGGAGATCTTGATGGCGTGGAAGGTGCCGGACAGCCACTCGTTGCAGCCGTGCCGGAAGCGATGCCCCAGCCAGTCGAGCAGCCGGGCGCGCGCCCGTGCCGCCTTCTGCTCGCCGCGGCGGCCGTCATTGCGGAAGATGCGGTCCGGGAAGTGGCTTGCGGCCAGGTACTCGCACACGGAGAAGGCCACCTGATGGCTCTCGCTCCAGTGGCACATCGAGTCCGTACCGCGCTCGTCCATCCAGTAGCGGAAACCCAGGATCGCGGATTCCATCCCCTCCCGCAGCACCTCCGGCAGCGCATCGCCCCCGTCCAGCAGCAGGGCGAGCACCACCATCATCTGGTGGTCGGCCAGGTCCACCCGGTCATTGATCTGCGCCAGGCCCTCTTCCAGCCACTCCGCGTCGAGCGTTCCGTCGGCGATGGCACGGGCGACGGCCGCATACCCGATGGCGCGCCCACCGGGCGCGCCCACCACGGGTGGCTGACTCATCGATCTCCCTGCTCCCTACTGACCGTGTGTAGTGATCTTGCACCCTACCGGGGTCCTCCCACATCCCCCGACGGTCGGAAATCCCCCTATGTGATAGATCATAATTCCTTTGTGACGCAGGACCGGTCCACTCTCACGGATGCAGGGAACCCTCCGCGGCAGTGCTCCGCCAGCTGGTGAAACGGACCACCAGGCCCGCACGCGTGGGAGCGCAGACCATGGGCCCGGCCTCCAGCTCCGCGTCCTCGGGCAGCGGCAGGACGCGCACCAGGCGGAAGTCCTCGTCGTCGACGCGGGCCCGCACGGTGACAGCGTCGCCACTGCGGGAGGCGCGGATGGTGACGCGACGGTCCACCCACTGCGGCACCGGCGCAACCGACCAGTCGGATGCGGGGTTCGTGACCACCGCACCCACCTGCGGCGTGCCGTCGGCGAACTCCAGCCCGGCCTTCACCCAGCAGTCCTCGGCGGCGCGCAGGAAGATGCCGGCCTGGTCGAACTGTTCCTCGAAGCGGGCGACGAAGCCCACCTCCACCGCACTGTCCTGGGGCATCGGGCGCACCAGGGCATGCTCCGTGTCGTGCACGAATCCGTAGGAGGTGGTGCGCCAGGCGTCGGAACCCTCCGCGGCCTCGACGAGCAGGTCATCGCCGTCCTGCTCCACGCGGACGGGCTCATGGGTCCAGCGCCCCTCGGACCAGGGGATCTCGCAACCGTTCTCCATGACCCCACGTTATCCCGCGTGGGAAGGCGGCCTCAGACCTGTTCCACTGCCTGGGCGAACCAGCCGGTGATGGTGCTGGGGTGGGTGATGGCCGTCCCGACGACGACGCAGTGGGCGCCTCGACGGATGGCCTCGGCGGCATCGGCAGGGCTGTGGATCCGTCCCTCGACGACGACGGGGCGCTCGGCCACGGCCAGGATCCGGTCGATCTCCTCCCAGTCCGGACCAGGGGTCTTCTCCCTTTCGCCGGAATAGCCCACCAAGG from the Luteococcus japonicus genome contains:
- a CDS encoding DUF1349 domain-containing protein, with protein sequence MENGCEIPWSEGRWTHEPVRVEQDGDDLLVEAAEGSDAWRTTSYGFVHDTEHALVRPMPQDSAVEVGFVARFEEQFDQAGIFLRAAEDCWVKAGLEFADGTPQVGAVVTNPASDWSVAPVPQWVDRRVTIRASRSGDAVTVRARVDDEDFRLVRVLPLPEDAELEAGPMVCAPTRAGLVVRFTSWRSTAAEGSLHP